A single genomic interval of Granulicella tundricola MP5ACTX9 harbors:
- a CDS encoding DUF817 domain-containing protein, with product MPGPSNSQLTRFHAFRLRLERHKPSSRFTAFLWEFGLFVFKQAWSCLFGGLLLALVLGTRLFWPHHAWLARYDFLFLAALLIQVLLLAFRMETLREAKVILMFHVIGTLMELFKTHVGSWTYPEANLFRLGHVPLFSGFMYASVGSYLARVWRALDFRFSHYPDRRLTYGLALLIYANFFTHHYLPDLRWLLFAAVACLYGRTWVYYKPYRAYRRMPLLLGFALVALFIWIAENAGTFGNIWVYPDQHSAWHIVHFTKFGAWFLLMIISFILVSLAHIPQAEGGVSTGAA from the coding sequence GTGCCCGGTCCTTCAAACTCCCAACTCACCCGTTTCCATGCCTTCCGTCTCCGGCTGGAGCGCCACAAGCCCTCCAGCCGGTTTACAGCCTTCCTCTGGGAGTTTGGCCTCTTCGTCTTCAAGCAGGCCTGGTCGTGCCTTTTTGGCGGACTCCTGCTGGCTCTGGTGCTTGGCACGCGCCTTTTCTGGCCACACCATGCATGGCTGGCACGTTACGATTTCCTCTTTCTGGCAGCTCTGCTGATTCAGGTCCTGCTGCTGGCCTTTCGCATGGAGACCCTCCGCGAAGCCAAAGTGATCCTCATGTTCCACGTCATCGGAACGCTGATGGAGCTGTTCAAGACGCATGTAGGCTCGTGGACCTATCCAGAGGCAAATCTCTTCCGCCTGGGCCACGTCCCTCTCTTCTCCGGCTTTATGTATGCGTCGGTCGGCAGCTATCTCGCCCGCGTCTGGCGCGCGCTGGACTTCCGCTTCAGCCACTATCCGGACCGCCGCCTCACCTATGGGCTGGCCTTGCTGATCTACGCCAATTTCTTCACGCACCACTATCTGCCGGATCTCCGCTGGTTGCTCTTTGCCGCGGTCGCCTGCCTCTACGGCCGCACGTGGGTGTACTACAAGCCTTACCGGGCCTACCGGCGGATGCCCTTACTGCTGGGCTTTGCGCTGGTGGCGCTCTTCATCTGGATCGCGGAAAACGCCGGCACGTTTGGCAACATCTGGGTCTACCCGGATCAGCATTCCGCATGGCATATCGTGCATTTCACCAAATTCGGCGCATGGTTCCTACTCATGATCATCAGCTTCATCCTCGTCTCGCTCGCCCACATTCCGCAAGCGGAGGGAGGCGTCAGCACAGGCGCAGCCTGA
- a CDS encoding addiction module antidote protein, producing the protein MANKTTPYREALLASLADPIEAKHYLNATLEDNPEGFLKALRNVAQARRMAQVAQDAGLTRESLYRTLSEEGNPTFETLNSVLDVLGLKITIGVRAKSLSRRAVGTSPAKASTVLATAHAPK; encoded by the coding sequence ATGGCTAACAAGACGACACCCTACCGCGAGGCGCTCCTCGCAAGCCTCGCCGATCCAATCGAAGCCAAGCACTATCTCAACGCAACCCTCGAGGACAACCCAGAGGGCTTTCTCAAGGCCCTCCGCAACGTCGCCCAGGCTCGCCGCATGGCGCAGGTCGCACAAGACGCGGGACTCACCCGCGAAAGTCTCTACCGGACCCTCTCCGAAGAAGGAAATCCGACCTTTGAGACCCTGAACTCCGTTCTCGACGTTCTAGGCCTGAAGATCACGATCGGCGTCCGCGCAAAATCCCTCTCCCGCCGCGCTGTCGGCACCTCGCCCGCAAAGGCTTCAACCGTTCTTGCGACAGCGCACGCCCCCAAGTAA
- the rocD gene encoding ornithine--oxo-acid transaminase → MPTADLASETTAALTASELIALEDQYGAHNYHPLDVVITHASGAWVTDIDGKRYLDFLAAYSAVNQGHCHPAILAAMIEQARKVTLTSRAFRNDQLPLLYRDLHALTGFEMALPMNSGVEAVETAIKAARKWGLTVKGVPAGTAEILVCGNNFHGRTIAVVGFSSESQYKCGFGPFPTGFKQVPFGDVEAIRASIKPNTVAILVEPVQGEAGIIVPPAGYLRELRELCDEHDLLLMCDEIQSGLGRTGKLFAFEHDNIRPDVCIIGKALSGGFYPVSAVLASREILGVFTPGDHGSTFGGNPLACAVARAALKVLVDEDLPARSADLGAYALARLQSLNLPQIVAVRGKGLWIGLELNIKARPICEALKDRGLLCKETHDTVIRLAPPLMISKEDLAWGLDQIEAVLKAN, encoded by the coding sequence ATGCCCACGGCCGATCTTGCATCAGAAACCACCGCCGCCCTGACGGCTTCAGAGCTCATCGCCCTTGAAGACCAGTACGGCGCCCACAACTACCATCCCCTCGACGTCGTCATCACCCACGCCTCCGGAGCCTGGGTCACGGACATCGACGGCAAGCGCTACCTCGACTTCCTCGCCGCCTACTCCGCCGTCAACCAGGGCCACTGCCACCCCGCCATCCTCGCGGCCATGATCGAGCAAGCCCGGAAGGTCACCCTCACCTCCCGCGCCTTCCGCAACGACCAGCTCCCCCTCCTCTACCGTGACCTCCACGCCCTCACCGGCTTTGAGATGGCCCTCCCCATGAACTCCGGCGTAGAAGCCGTCGAGACCGCCATCAAAGCCGCCCGCAAGTGGGGCCTCACCGTCAAAGGTGTCCCCGCCGGCACCGCCGAGATCCTCGTCTGCGGCAACAACTTCCACGGCCGCACCATCGCCGTCGTAGGCTTCTCGTCCGAATCCCAGTACAAGTGCGGCTTCGGCCCCTTCCCCACCGGCTTCAAGCAGGTCCCCTTCGGCGACGTCGAAGCAATTCGCGCCTCCATCAAGCCCAACACCGTCGCCATCCTCGTAGAACCCGTCCAGGGCGAAGCCGGCATCATCGTCCCCCCCGCCGGCTACCTCCGCGAGCTCCGCGAACTCTGCGACGAGCACGACCTCCTCCTCATGTGCGACGAGATCCAGTCCGGCCTCGGCCGCACCGGCAAGCTCTTCGCCTTCGAGCACGACAACATCCGCCCCGACGTCTGCATCATCGGCAAAGCCCTCTCCGGCGGCTTCTACCCCGTCTCCGCCGTCCTCGCCAGCCGAGAGATCCTCGGCGTCTTCACCCCCGGCGACCACGGCAGCACCTTCGGCGGCAATCCCCTGGCCTGCGCCGTAGCCCGCGCCGCCTTGAAGGTTCTAGTCGACGAAGATCTCCCCGCCCGCTCCGCCGACCTAGGCGCCTACGCCCTCGCCCGCCTGCAAAGCCTCAACCTCCCCCAGATCGTCGCAGTCCGCGGCAAAGGCCTATGGATCGGCCTCGAGCTCAACATCAAAGCCCGCCCCATCTGCGAAGCCCTCAAAGACCGCGGCCTCCTCTGCAAAGAAACCCACGACACCGTCATCCGCCTGGCCCCCCCGCTCATGATCAGCAAGGAAGACCTGGCCTGGGGCCTGGACCAGATTGAGGCTGTGCTTAAAGCGAACTAA
- a CDS encoding M20/M25/M40 family metallo-hydrolase yields the protein MLETGKKKLKRVRLTKMLCSAVFAVTASAGLAQVKAPVHIPESGDALPIAAADPEIAGALAKISPDDVRNDIAKLVSFSNRSTVSSTVKDLPAGTGVTAAADWIFAEFTRISAACGNCLEVKRDDFIEPAATGPNGRIKQDTRIQNIYAVLPGTDPAQKARRVLVTGHYDSRVTDVMDTHTPAPGANDDASGVAVSIESARVLSKLKFPATIVFVAVAGEEQGLNGSRHLAKLAKAEGWSLEAALNNDIVGGDTTPGDTGQDKSAVRVFSEGVPGPATPEEVRAIQNLGAEGDSPSRELARAITEVSDSYFKSSSIGAAKGRPGQPHSHLVRYVPPFHPVLIFRRDRFLRGGDHTSFNAEGFAAVRFTEWQENFNHQHQTPRTENGVLYEDNIQFVDMSYVANVARLNAATLATFARAPGEPENVHILTRGLDNNTELTWTAPAGAPAGTIYQVLWRPSDAPVWTNLQSAGSAMTIKLPISKDNVVFGVRTSDAAGHTSPAVLPKPQGR from the coding sequence ATGTTGGAGACCGGCAAGAAGAAGTTGAAGCGCGTGCGACTCACGAAGATGCTTTGCTCGGCAGTGTTTGCCGTTACCGCCTCCGCCGGGCTGGCGCAGGTCAAGGCTCCGGTTCACATTCCTGAGAGCGGCGATGCGCTGCCGATTGCGGCGGCGGACCCGGAGATTGCGGGGGCGCTGGCGAAGATCTCGCCGGACGACGTGCGCAACGATATTGCGAAGCTGGTGAGCTTCAGCAACCGGTCGACGGTCTCCAGCACGGTGAAGGATCTGCCGGCGGGCACCGGGGTGACTGCGGCCGCGGATTGGATCTTTGCGGAGTTCACGCGGATCTCTGCGGCCTGCGGTAACTGCCTTGAGGTGAAGCGGGACGACTTCATCGAGCCTGCGGCGACCGGGCCGAACGGACGTATCAAGCAGGACACGCGCATCCAGAACATCTATGCGGTGCTGCCGGGGACGGACCCGGCGCAGAAGGCTCGGCGGGTGCTGGTGACGGGGCACTATGACTCGCGTGTGACGGATGTGATGGATACGCATACGCCTGCGCCGGGGGCGAACGACGACGCTTCCGGTGTGGCGGTTTCGATTGAGTCTGCTAGGGTCCTTTCCAAGCTGAAGTTTCCGGCGACCATTGTGTTTGTGGCGGTGGCCGGGGAGGAGCAGGGGTTGAACGGCAGCCGGCACCTGGCGAAGCTCGCCAAGGCCGAGGGTTGGAGTCTTGAGGCGGCGCTGAACAATGACATCGTCGGCGGAGATACTACGCCGGGGGATACGGGGCAGGACAAGAGTGCGGTGCGGGTGTTCTCCGAAGGCGTTCCGGGGCCGGCGACGCCTGAGGAGGTGAGGGCGATCCAGAACCTGGGGGCTGAGGGCGATTCGCCTTCGCGTGAGCTGGCAAGGGCGATTACCGAGGTTTCGGACAGCTACTTCAAGTCTTCGAGCATCGGCGCAGCGAAGGGCAGACCGGGACAGCCGCACAGCCACTTGGTGCGCTACGTTCCTCCGTTTCACCCGGTCCTGATCTTCCGGCGGGATCGCTTCCTGCGCGGCGGCGATCACACCAGCTTCAACGCGGAGGGCTTCGCGGCCGTCCGGTTCACGGAGTGGCAGGAGAACTTCAACCACCAGCATCAGACTCCGCGGACGGAGAACGGCGTGCTGTACGAGGACAACATCCAGTTTGTGGACATGAGCTATGTCGCCAATGTGGCACGGCTGAATGCGGCTACGCTGGCGACGTTTGCGCGTGCGCCGGGCGAGCCGGAGAACGTCCATATCCTGACGCGCGGGCTGGATAACAACACCGAGCTGACTTGGACGGCCCCGGCGGGGGCTCCTGCCGGAACGATCTACCAGGTGCTGTGGCGTCCGTCCGATGCTCCGGTGTGGACGAACCTGCAGTCGGCGGGTTCTGCGATGACGATCAAGCTGCCGATCTCCAAGGACAACGTGGTCTTTGGGGTGCGGACTTCCGATGCTGCCGGGCACACGAGCCCTGCCGTACTACCAAAGCCGCAGGGACGTTAG
- a CDS encoding type II toxin-antitoxin system RelE/ParE family toxin, whose protein sequence is MPFQEWLFDSLDVRTRARITVRIDRIEDGNFGDVKPVGEGVSELRVDFGPGYRVYFGQKGNEVHLIRGGSKGTQTADIAAAKDFWRKHG, encoded by the coding sequence GTGCCCTTTCAGGAATGGCTCTTCGACAGCCTCGACGTGCGGACACGAGCCAGAATCACGGTAAGGATCGACCGGATTGAAGACGGCAACTTTGGCGATGTCAAACCAGTAGGCGAGGGCGTCTCCGAACTTCGCGTCGACTTCGGCCCTGGCTACCGCGTCTACTTCGGCCAGAAAGGGAATGAGGTCCATCTGATTCGCGGCGGCTCAAAGGGCACGCAGACAGCCGATATAGCCGCAGCCAAAGACTTCTGGAGGAAACATGGCTAA
- a CDS encoding type II toxin-antitoxin system VapC family toxin yields the protein MSVLLDTNACIGIMSRTSQLLFDSYSEHLLAGEPLYISCISHFELFVGLEKSLHQYSRQVQLTRLLLTLEVLPFEDQDALEAARIRAELERTKQPIGPYDTLIAGHAIARNLTLITANVREFARVPNLKWQDWTIPSQPNP from the coding sequence GTGAGCGTTCTACTGGACACAAACGCCTGTATTGGCATCATGTCTCGCACAAGCCAGCTTCTTTTCGATTCGTATAGCGAACATCTTCTCGCAGGTGAGCCACTTTACATCTCATGTATCTCCCATTTTGAACTGTTCGTCGGCCTTGAAAAGAGCCTTCACCAGTACTCTCGCCAAGTGCAGTTGACTCGTCTTCTCCTCACCCTTGAAGTTCTGCCCTTCGAAGATCAAGATGCTCTTGAAGCCGCCCGAATCCGCGCCGAGCTCGAACGAACAAAGCAGCCCATCGGCCCCTACGACACTCTCATAGCCGGTCACGCGATAGCCCGGAACCTCACCCTCATCACCGCCAACGTTCGTGAATTCGCCCGAGTCCCCAACCTCAAGTGGCAGGATTGGACGATCCCCTCGCAGCCTAACCCATAA
- a CDS encoding antitoxin, with protein sequence MAANPIPHQSEFVEVEILEDESGQFLRLPEAFRLDATKVLLHRATNRRILVEPLSEKRRKWTHEEVQALADQFDAHNREFGPFMAEGRNQPPMQERDWPE encoded by the coding sequence ATGGCCGCGAACCCCATCCCGCACCAGTCCGAGTTCGTCGAAGTCGAAATCCTCGAAGACGAGTCCGGCCAGTTTCTGCGTCTCCCGGAGGCCTTCCGGCTGGATGCGACGAAGGTACTCCTGCATCGGGCAACCAACCGCCGCATCCTCGTCGAACCGCTGAGCGAGAAACGCCGTAAATGGACTCATGAAGAAGTTCAAGCCTTGGCTGATCAATTCGACGCACACAATAGGGAGTTTGGTCCCTTTATGGCTGAAGGTCGCAACCAGCCTCCTATGCAGGAACGGGACTGGCCTGAGTGA
- the gyrB gene encoding DNA topoisomerase (ATP-hydrolyzing) subunit B, with the protein MASTPNTPANPDLTPLDPNAQANTDAAKAAGYSAENITVLEGLAAVRKRPAMYIGSTGEQGLHHLVYEVVDNSVDEALAGYASRIDVTIHVDNSITVVDDGRGIPVDNKVINGVTMPAVQVVLTILHAGGKFDASNYKVSGGLHGVGVSCVNALSEAFDVEIWRDGFAWEMDYAAGDPISELRKMGPSTRKGTKVHFLPDKTIFSVTEYNYDTLANRLRQLAFLNKGIEITLTDERQTETKTGEAKTQSFKYLGGIAEFIKLINKGKAVLHEKPIYMEAERDNVAMEIAMQYNDAYSETVFTFANNINTVDGGTHLSGFKTALTRTINAAGQSLGLFKDVKENLSGDDVREGLVVVISVKLSQPQFEGQTKGKLNSDIAGTVQAFVNERLGAFLEQNPQVAKKIINKAIDAARAREAARKARDLTRRKGALDGGGLPGKLADCSERQPDRCELYLVEGESAGGTAKQGRDRKFQAILPLKGKILNVEKARYDKMLGHEEIRAMITALGCGIGKDDFDVSKLRYGKLILMTDADVDGSHIRTLLLTFFFRHMTELIKRGHVYIAQPPLFRIKKGKFEQYIKDEREYVNVMVKRASDGMVITHGEGGARIEGADLTEFIGRLNEYLGFLDKVNKRLRNEDVTRAFTELFAHGGATPAKKEDFQSPAKLEEMKTKLQALAHEAQFRAVGEPVLDEEHQTWSVSFTDAQGAERKIDWALANAAESRQLLGKYAQIESQLKGPFHISYAAKAAVPTPAAGSAEEAEATSQAEMDEADEVAQEEGINETIAAAPGTAAETKPGKRSNRASQDPVEKKTPREVFEYVIEQGRKEYQVQRYKGLGEMTAPQLWETTMDPERRTLMQVKLEDIAATEEIFTTLMGEDVESRRRFIEENALDVKNLDI; encoded by the coding sequence ATGGCATCCACCCCCAACACGCCCGCAAATCCAGACCTCACCCCCCTCGATCCAAATGCACAGGCCAACACCGACGCAGCCAAAGCCGCCGGTTACTCCGCCGAAAACATCACCGTCCTCGAAGGCCTCGCAGCCGTCCGCAAGCGCCCCGCCATGTACATCGGCTCCACCGGCGAGCAGGGCCTCCACCACCTCGTCTACGAGGTCGTCGACAACTCCGTCGACGAAGCCCTCGCCGGCTACGCCTCCCGCATCGACGTCACCATCCACGTCGACAACTCCATCACCGTCGTCGACGACGGCCGCGGCATCCCCGTCGACAACAAGGTCATTAACGGCGTCACCATGCCCGCCGTCCAGGTCGTCCTTACCATCCTCCATGCCGGCGGAAAGTTTGACGCCTCCAACTACAAGGTCTCGGGCGGCCTCCACGGCGTGGGCGTAAGCTGCGTCAACGCCCTGTCCGAAGCCTTCGACGTCGAGATCTGGCGCGACGGCTTCGCCTGGGAGATGGACTACGCCGCCGGCGACCCCATCTCCGAGCTCCGCAAGATGGGCCCCAGCACCCGCAAGGGCACCAAGGTCCACTTCCTCCCTGACAAGACCATCTTCTCCGTCACCGAGTACAACTACGACACCCTCGCCAACCGCCTCCGTCAGCTCGCCTTCCTCAACAAGGGCATCGAGATCACCCTCACCGACGAGCGCCAGACCGAGACGAAAACCGGCGAAGCCAAGACCCAGTCCTTCAAGTACCTCGGCGGCATCGCCGAGTTCATCAAGCTCATCAACAAGGGCAAGGCCGTCCTGCATGAGAAGCCCATCTACATGGAAGCCGAGCGCGACAACGTCGCCATGGAAATCGCCATGCAGTACAACGACGCCTACTCCGAGACCGTCTTCACCTTCGCCAACAACATCAACACGGTAGACGGCGGCACCCACCTCTCCGGCTTCAAAACCGCCCTGACCCGCACCATTAATGCCGCCGGCCAGTCCCTCGGACTCTTCAAGGACGTGAAGGAGAACCTCTCCGGAGACGACGTCCGCGAAGGCCTTGTCGTCGTCATCTCGGTTAAGCTCTCGCAGCCCCAGTTTGAAGGCCAGACCAAGGGCAAGCTCAACTCGGACATCGCCGGCACCGTCCAGGCCTTCGTCAACGAGCGCCTCGGAGCCTTCCTCGAACAAAACCCCCAGGTCGCCAAGAAGATCATCAACAAGGCCATTGACGCAGCCCGCGCCCGTGAAGCCGCACGCAAAGCCCGCGACCTCACCCGCCGCAAAGGCGCACTCGATGGAGGCGGCCTCCCCGGCAAACTCGCCGACTGCTCCGAACGCCAGCCCGACCGCTGCGAGCTCTACCTCGTCGAGGGTGAATCGGCCGGAGGAACCGCCAAGCAGGGCCGCGACCGCAAGTTCCAGGCCATCCTCCCGCTCAAGGGAAAGATCCTCAACGTAGAGAAAGCCCGTTACGACAAGATGCTCGGCCACGAAGAAATCCGCGCCATGATCACGGCCCTCGGCTGCGGCATCGGCAAGGACGACTTCGACGTCTCCAAGCTTCGTTACGGCAAGCTCATCCTCATGACGGATGCCGACGTCGACGGCTCTCACATCCGCACCCTGCTCCTCACCTTCTTCTTCCGCCACATGACGGAGCTCATCAAGCGCGGCCATGTCTACATCGCCCAGCCCCCGCTCTTCCGCATCAAGAAGGGCAAGTTCGAGCAGTACATCAAGGATGAGCGCGAGTACGTCAACGTCATGGTCAAGCGCGCCTCGGACGGCATGGTCATCACGCATGGTGAAGGCGGAGCCCGCATCGAAGGCGCCGACCTCACCGAGTTCATCGGCCGCCTCAACGAGTATCTCGGCTTCCTCGACAAGGTCAACAAGCGTCTCCGCAACGAGGACGTCACCCGCGCCTTCACGGAGCTCTTCGCCCACGGCGGAGCAACCCCCGCCAAGAAGGAAGACTTCCAGTCCCCCGCCAAGCTCGAGGAGATGAAGACCAAGCTCCAGGCCCTGGCGCATGAGGCCCAGTTCCGCGCCGTTGGCGAGCCCGTCCTCGACGAAGAGCACCAGACCTGGTCCGTCAGCTTCACCGATGCCCAGGGCGCAGAACGCAAGATCGATTGGGCCCTCGCCAACGCCGCAGAAAGCCGTCAGCTCCTCGGCAAGTACGCCCAGATCGAATCCCAGCTCAAGGGCCCCTTCCACATCTCCTACGCCGCCAAAGCAGCAGTCCCCACACCCGCCGCAGGCAGCGCAGAAGAAGCAGAAGCCACCTCCCAGGCTGAGATGGATGAAGCCGACGAGGTCGCCCAGGAAGAGGGCATCAACGAGACCATCGCCGCCGCTCCCGGCACCGCCGCCGAAACCAAGCCCGGCAAGCGCAGCAATCGCGCCAGCCAGGACCCTGTCGAGAAGAAAACCCCGCGTGAGGTCTTCGAGTACGTCATCGAGCAGGGCCGCAAGGAGTACCAGGTCCAGCGCTATAAGGGACTAGGCGAGATGACCGCCCCCCAGCTCTGGGAGACCACCATGGACCCCGAACGTCGCACCCTCATGCAGGTCAAGCTGGAAGACATCGCCGCCACCGAGGAGATCTTCACCACCCTCATGGGCGAGGACGTCGAAAGCCGCCGCCGCTTCATCGAAGAAAACGCCTTGGACGTCAAGAACCTCGACATCTAA
- the rplT gene encoding 50S ribosomal protein L20: MPRVKRSTKRADRRRKILKRASGYFLTKSKLYQAAQEAVERGLKFAYTGRKQKKRQYRSLWIVRIGAGALKNGMSYSTFINGLKLAGNTLDRKILADIAANDAAGFTALVEVAKSARANAAQGHADRQKAEAAAV, translated from the coding sequence ATGCCCCGTGTAAAACGGAGTACTAAACGCGCAGATCGCCGCCGCAAGATTCTCAAGCGCGCGAGCGGTTACTTCCTCACGAAATCCAAGCTGTACCAGGCTGCCCAAGAGGCCGTTGAGCGTGGACTCAAGTTCGCCTATACGGGCCGCAAGCAGAAGAAGCGTCAGTATCGCTCGCTGTGGATTGTCCGTATCGGAGCTGGTGCCCTGAAGAACGGCATGAGCTACTCGACGTTCATCAACGGCCTGAAGCTGGCCGGCAACACGCTGGATCGCAAGATCCTGGCTGACATTGCAGCCAACGACGCCGCCGGTTTTACCGCGCTGGTTGAGGTGGCGAAGTCTGCCCGTGCGAACGCTGCGCAGGGTCATGCGGATCGTCAGAAGGCAGAAGCCGCCGCCGTCTAG
- a CDS encoding carboxypeptidase-like regulatory domain-containing protein — translation MARTNFTQRVTGSLVLSFALFTSASTVGSVAVLSAQARGPVQRVVQGTVQDKNGVAIKGAVVYLQDSRTNSVKSAIALDNGSYRFVQLTQGTDYSIWAKSEDKKSATKTISSFDTKNELTINLKID, via the coding sequence ATGGCCCGCACAAATTTCACGCAACGCGTCACCGGTTCTCTTGTTCTCTCGTTCGCCCTTTTCACCTCCGCTTCGACAGTAGGGTCAGTTGCCGTTCTCTCTGCGCAGGCGCGCGGCCCAGTGCAGCGCGTTGTGCAGGGCACCGTCCAGGATAAGAACGGCGTCGCCATCAAGGGCGCGGTCGTCTATCTTCAGGACTCCCGCACCAACTCCGTCAAGAGCGCCATCGCTCTCGATAACGGCTCTTACCGCTTCGTGCAACTGACCCAAGGCACCGACTACTCCATCTGGGCCAAGTCTGAAGACAAGAAGAGCGCCACCAAGACCATCAGTTCCTTCGACACCAAGAACGAACTGACGATCAACCTCAAAATCGACTAG
- a CDS encoding rhomboid family intramembrane serine protease — protein sequence MARSGPISMTLPPFAGATRRLILWNVAVFFALAILAFGSRGLVSLLEIHLQLTPELALLHGEVWQFVTYAFINGSIINTAFAMLTLWFVGSLLEGSFGSRWLYEIYLISAIGGAVVASAVSMSHIERLQPIYAASGPYAGIFGLMIAIGAFFGDQEFLLFFVLRMKAKYLVAIYILVDVAMLLKSSDAFSALLQLSGGLCGYIFLRLAPRRGLAMGISERYFALRNEFYRAKRRRAAKKFEVYMRKQNREVHFDKDGRYVDPDKDPTDKRWMN from the coding sequence ATGGCTCGGTCCGGCCCCATCTCGATGACTCTGCCCCCGTTCGCGGGGGCTACGCGGCGACTCATTCTGTGGAACGTCGCGGTGTTCTTTGCGCTGGCGATCCTGGCGTTCGGCTCCAGGGGGCTGGTGAGCCTGCTGGAGATTCACCTGCAACTGACGCCGGAGCTGGCTCTGCTGCACGGCGAGGTCTGGCAGTTCGTCACGTACGCGTTCATCAACGGGAGCATCATCAACACGGCGTTTGCGATGCTGACGCTGTGGTTTGTGGGCTCGCTGCTGGAGGGCTCGTTTGGGAGCCGGTGGCTGTATGAGATCTACCTGATCTCGGCGATTGGCGGGGCGGTGGTGGCGTCGGCGGTGTCGATGTCGCATATTGAGCGGCTGCAGCCGATCTACGCTGCGTCCGGACCGTATGCGGGGATTTTTGGGCTGATGATCGCGATCGGCGCTTTCTTCGGCGATCAGGAGTTTCTGCTGTTCTTCGTACTGCGGATGAAGGCCAAGTACCTGGTGGCGATCTACATCCTGGTGGACGTGGCGATGTTGCTGAAGAGCTCGGATGCGTTCAGCGCGCTGCTGCAACTGAGCGGCGGGCTGTGTGGGTATATTTTCCTGCGGCTGGCACCGCGGCGTGGTCTCGCGATGGGGATCTCCGAGCGTTACTTTGCGCTGCGGAACGAGTTCTACCGGGCGAAGCGGCGGCGCGCGGCGAAGAAGTTCGAGGTGTATATGCGGAAGCAGAACCGGGAGGTTCACTTCGACAAGGATGGCCGGTATGTGGACCCGGATAAGGACCCTACGGATAAGCGTTGGATGAACTAG
- the rpmI gene encoding 50S ribosomal protein L35 has protein sequence MPKLKTHSGAAKRFTKTGTGKFKRGHSKMRHILTSKNNKTKSRLGKSGLVSDADHYNVSRMLPYA, from the coding sequence ATGCCAAAGTTGAAAACACACTCGGGAGCTGCAAAGCGCTTCACGAAGACCGGCACGGGCAAGTTCAAGCGCGGTCATTCGAAGATGCGGCACATCCTGACGTCCAAGAACAACAAGACCAAGAGCCGTCTGGGCAAGTCTGGTCTGGTCTCGGATGCGGATCACTACAACGTGTCCCGTATGCTTCCTTACGCCTGA